One stretch of Blastocatellia bacterium DNA includes these proteins:
- a CDS encoding twin-arginine translocation signal domain-containing protein — protein METPVKNSRTISDRRKFLKLAGVGAAGAVMAAEMVRSSSKVAGSRLAEETGVGQAPIENELARMQEDLR, from the coding sequence ATGGAAACACCTGTGAAAAACTCAAGGACGATTTCCGACAGAAGAAAATTTTTGAAGCTGGCGGGCGTCGGAGCCGCTGGAGCCGTGATGGCCGCCGAGATGGTCAGGAGCAGTTCAAAAGTGGCGGGCAGCCGCCTGGCCGAAGAGACCGGTGTCGGTCAAGCTCCAATCGAAAACGAACTCGCCCGTATGCAAGAAGATTTGAGGC
- a CDS encoding hydrogenase iron-sulfur subunit — MNDEQFEPLIITFCCYWCAYAGADLAGTSRIQYPPNIRIIRVQCTGMIHPNFVIEALTSGADGVLICGCHPGDCHYLEGNLRARARAEAIELMLEDFGLEPERFRLEWVSASEGQRFAQVVTEMVEQVRRLGPSPYRMAVSCEK; from the coding sequence ATGAACGACGAACAATTTGAACCGCTGATCATTACGTTTTGCTGTTACTGGTGCGCCTACGCCGGAGCGGATCTGGCGGGCACATCGCGCATTCAGTATCCGCCCAACATCCGCATCATCCGCGTGCAGTGCACCGGCATGATTCATCCCAACTTCGTCATTGAAGCGCTCACGAGCGGCGCCGATGGCGTGCTCATCTGCGGCTGCCATCCCGGTGATTGTCATTACCTGGAGGGTAATCTGCGGGCCAGGGCGCGCGCCGAGGCGATCGAGTTGATGCTTGAGGACTTCGGCCTCGAGCCGGAACGATTTCGCCTGGAGTGGGTGTCGGCTTCCGAAGGGCAACGCTTCGCTCAGGTGGTGACCGAAATGGTCGAGCAAGTCCGGCGCCTGGGGCCAAGTCCCTATCGCATGGCGGTGTCGTGTGAGAAGTGA
- a CDS encoding FAD-dependent oxidoreductase, whose product MIRLTINNQPVDVPEGTNLLTAIEKCGLRVPTLCYHKALTPYGACRLCVVEVHVPGRAPTVQASCSYPALEGISVFTDTERVRRARKITAELLLARCPDSEVIQRIAAEYGVHEPRIKKKYDDCIYCGLCVRMCQERMGRSAIGFTGRGPRKKLEPPFGKHNPMCWTCGACDFICPVGKKVRSLTSPTVPIPILNPYNMGLNERPAVSIYYPQAIPNKPAIDPQACVHLKYNACGICDVVCEAKAIRYDQKDETIQLNVGAVILAPGYEIFEPRANNDFGYGRYPNVITSLQFERILSPSGPYEGKVLRPSDLKPPKRIAFIQCVGSRDYERDYCSAVCCMYATKEAIIAKEHAGEDLQCDIFFMDIRAFSKGFEAYYETARKLGVNYIRCRVPKIEEVPETKNLRITYLTDDDRKVSKEYDLVVLSVGMQPPKSVRKIAETFGVRLNQFGFCQTSVFSPVDTGREGIFVAGPFTEPKDIPETVSQASAAAAKVMALLGEARGSLIAPTVYPPEIDVRGQEPRVGVFVCHCGTNIASVVNVPAVVEYARTLPGVVYAENNLYTCSNDSLERIKQKIKEYGLNRVVVASCTPRTHEALFRSAVRAAGLNPYYFEMANIREHCSWVHSHEPEKATEKAKDLVRMAVAKVKLNDPLYPRPLKVCHDALVIGGGLAGMTAALALADQGVTVHLVEREAQLGGYLRSVRYLLNGEDPQEALQRLIGSVITHPNIRVYTNAKLLEVKGSLGNFESKISVDGNGMTQEIRHGVIIVATGAETYRPTEFLYGQDDRVMLHQELEERITTDGFKAESVAFIQCVGSRNKERPYCSRTCCSETIKHALKLKELDPDTQIYVLYREMRTYGFRETYYTKARKLGVAFIRYADDRPPTVVKRNGKLAVIVRDETLGETIELPVDHVILAAATIPRDENKELAQLLKVPLSEDKFFLEAHRKLRPLDFATDGIFLCGNAHSPLDIEEVISQALGAAARAATILSKDTIELEPTISHVVTENCDGCAYCVDPCPFKAITLVEYQVNGETKKRVEVNEAICKGCGTCMATCPKKAIFVWHFRPEQLLAEVKAALGVG is encoded by the coding sequence ATGATCCGTCTGACGATCAACAATCAGCCGGTTGACGTGCCGGAGGGGACGAATCTCCTCACAGCCATCGAGAAATGCGGGCTGCGGGTGCCGACGCTTTGCTATCATAAGGCGCTCACGCCTTACGGCGCGTGTCGGCTCTGCGTCGTGGAAGTTCATGTGCCGGGCCGAGCGCCGACGGTTCAGGCATCCTGTTCCTATCCGGCGCTTGAGGGCATCAGCGTCTTCACTGATACGGAGCGCGTCCGGCGAGCCCGAAAGATCACAGCGGAACTTTTGCTGGCCCGTTGTCCCGATTCGGAGGTGATCCAAAGAATCGCCGCTGAGTACGGAGTTCATGAGCCGCGCATCAAGAAGAAGTACGACGATTGCATCTACTGCGGACTGTGCGTGCGCATGTGTCAGGAGCGCATGGGACGAAGCGCCATCGGGTTCACCGGCCGGGGTCCGAGGAAGAAACTGGAGCCGCCATTCGGCAAGCACAATCCGATGTGCTGGACCTGCGGCGCCTGCGATTTCATCTGCCCGGTCGGGAAGAAAGTTCGAAGCCTGACCTCCCCCACCGTCCCCATTCCAATCCTCAATCCCTACAACATGGGTCTCAACGAACGCCCGGCCGTTTCGATCTACTATCCTCAAGCGATCCCCAACAAACCGGCCATTGACCCCCAGGCCTGCGTGCACCTGAAGTACAACGCCTGCGGCATCTGCGACGTCGTGTGCGAAGCGAAAGCGATTCGCTACGATCAAAAGGACGAAACCATTCAGCTCAACGTCGGCGCCGTCATCCTCGCACCGGGCTATGAGATCTTCGAGCCGAGGGCGAACAACGACTTCGGCTATGGACGCTATCCCAACGTCATCACCTCGCTTCAGTTCGAGCGCATCCTTTCTCCCTCCGGCCCCTACGAGGGAAAGGTGCTCCGTCCGTCGGACTTGAAGCCACCCAAACGGATCGCTTTCATCCAGTGCGTCGGCTCGCGCGACTACGAGCGCGACTATTGTTCGGCCGTCTGCTGCATGTACGCCACCAAAGAGGCCATCATCGCCAAGGAACATGCCGGCGAGGACCTCCAGTGCGACATCTTCTTCATGGACATCCGGGCGTTCAGCAAAGGCTTCGAGGCCTACTACGAGACGGCCAGGAAGTTGGGCGTCAACTACATCCGCTGCCGCGTGCCGAAGATCGAAGAAGTGCCGGAGACGAAGAATCTGAGGATCACCTATCTCACCGACGATGATCGAAAGGTGTCGAAGGAATATGACCTCGTCGTTCTCTCCGTCGGCATGCAGCCGCCAAAGAGCGTTCGGAAGATTGCCGAGACATTTGGCGTCCGGCTGAATCAATTTGGCTTTTGCCAGACATCCGTCTTCAGTCCGGTGGACACAGGACGCGAAGGAATTTTCGTGGCCGGTCCTTTCACCGAACCGAAAGACATCCCGGAGACGGTCTCGCAAGCGTCGGCGGCAGCAGCAAAGGTCATGGCATTGCTTGGCGAAGCGCGGGGCAGTCTCATCGCTCCAACGGTCTATCCTCCGGAAATTGACGTGCGGGGACAGGAGCCACGCGTTGGCGTCTTCGTCTGCCATTGCGGGACGAACATCGCCAGCGTCGTGAACGTCCCGGCGGTGGTCGAGTACGCCCGGACGTTGCCCGGCGTCGTCTATGCCGAGAACAACCTGTACACGTGCTCCAACGATAGCCTCGAACGCATCAAGCAAAAGATCAAAGAGTACGGGCTCAATCGTGTGGTCGTCGCTTCGTGTACCCCGCGCACGCACGAAGCTTTGTTCCGAAGCGCTGTCCGTGCCGCCGGCCTCAATCCCTACTACTTCGAGATGGCCAACATCCGCGAACACTGCTCCTGGGTGCACAGTCACGAACCGGAAAAGGCAACGGAAAAAGCCAAAGACCTCGTACGCATGGCCGTGGCGAAGGTGAAGCTCAACGATCCGCTCTATCCGCGTCCGTTGAAGGTGTGTCACGACGCGCTGGTCATCGGCGGCGGCCTGGCAGGCATGACGGCCGCGCTGGCGCTGGCTGATCAGGGCGTCACCGTCCATCTGGTTGAAAGGGAGGCACAGCTCGGCGGATACTTGAGGAGTGTCCGCTATCTTCTGAACGGCGAAGACCCGCAGGAGGCGCTACAAAGACTGATCGGCTCAGTCATCACCCACCCGAATATCCGCGTGTACACCAACGCCAAGCTCCTCGAGGTCAAAGGCTCGCTCGGCAACTTCGAGTCGAAGATCTCGGTGGACGGCAACGGCATGACGCAAGAAATTCGCCATGGCGTCATCATCGTGGCGACGGGAGCGGAGACATACAGGCCGACGGAGTTCCTCTACGGTCAAGACGACCGCGTCATGCTCCATCAGGAGCTGGAAGAACGGATCACAACCGACGGATTCAAGGCGGAATCGGTCGCCTTCATTCAATGCGTGGGCTCGCGGAACAAAGAGCGCCCGTATTGCAGCCGCACCTGCTGCTCGGAGACGATCAAACATGCGCTTAAGCTGAAGGAACTCGATCCCGACACACAAATCTACGTTCTCTACCGAGAGATGCGCACATACGGCTTCCGCGAAACCTATTACACGAAGGCGCGGAAGCTCGGCGTCGCTTTCATTCGCTATGCCGATGATCGTCCGCCCACCGTCGTCAAGCGGAACGGCAAGCTTGCCGTGATCGTGCGAGATGAAACGCTCGGGGAGACCATCGAACTGCCTGTGGACCATGTCATCCTGGCGGCCGCCACGATTCCGCGCGATGAGAACAAAGAGCTGGCGCAATTACTCAAGGTCCCGCTGAGCGAGGACAAGTTCTTCCTCGAAGCTCATCGGAAGCTGCGACCGCTTGATTTCGCCACTGATGGGATTTTCCTCTGCGGCAATGCCCACTCTCCATTGGACATCGAGGAGGTGATCTCACAGGCTCTCGGGGCGGCGGCGCGCGCCGCCACGATTCTCTCGAAGGACACGATCGAGCTTGAGCCGACGATCTCACACGTCGTCACCGAGAACTGCGATGGCTGCGCCTATTGCGTTGATCCCTGCCCGTTCAAGGCGATCACACTCGTCGAATACCAGGTGAACGGTGAGACGAAGAAGCGCGTGGAAGTGAACGAGGCCATCTGCAAGGGCTGTGGCACGTGCATGGCCACCTGCCCGAAAAAGGCGATTTTTGTCTGGCACTTCCGACCGGAGCAATTGTTGGCGGAAGTGAAGGCGGCATTGGGAGTAGGATGA